GTCGCGCGCTCGGGCTTCGAGCTGCACCTGTTCGTGGTGAGCGACCCGGCGTTGCCGCTGTGGACCAGCTGCCGCGTGAACGTGCGCGGCCTGGACGCGCTGTACCAGGAGTATCTGCGCGCCGGCGTGGTGCACGCGAGCGGGCGGCTCGAGCACCGGCCCTGGGGCTTCCGCGAGTTCACCGCGGTCGACCTGTTCGGGAACGCGCTGGTGTTCGCCGAGTGGTTCGGGGCCGGCCCCGCCCGCTGAAATCGGCCAGGCTGCAGCGCCCGAGGCGCTGAGACGCGCGCAGAGCTCGCGCCGTCGTTCGCACGGCGCTTGCAGTCGCGCGGAGTCACGCATGACCACCACTCCGTGCGGAGGCGAGTCACCGCCGGCCGTCCAAGCCGTGGACGTTGCCATGGTCTACGGCCGCGGGCCGTCGGCGGTGACTGCGCTGCACGGGCTCTGCCTGCGCGTGCCGCGCGGGCAGTTCGTGATCGTGCGCGGCAAGAGCGGGAGCGGAAAGACCACGCTCCTGCAGCTGCTGTCGGGCCTGCGCCGGCCGACCGCGGGGCGCATCCGGGTGGGCGGCGTCGAGCTGCAGGGACTCAGCGAGGCCGACTCCGCGCGTTTCCGCCGCCGGCACATCGGCCTCGTGTACCAGTTCTTCAATCTCGTGCCCACGCTCTCGGTCGAGCACAACATCGCGCTGCCGCTGCTCATGGACGGGCAGCACATCCGCGCGCTGCGCAGCCGCGTCGAGGCGCTGGCGGCACGGCTGGGAATCGCCGGCTTCGGCGCGCGCGACACCACGCAGCTCTCGGGCGGGCAGATGCAGCGGGTCGCGATCGCGCGCGCGATCATCGCCGAGCCGGTGATCGTGCTGGCCGACGAGCCCACCGGCAACCTCGACCACGAGACCGGCCGGGCCGTGCTGCGGCTGTTCCGCGAGCTGTGCGACGAGCGCGGGACGACGCTCTTGATGATGACCCACGACGCCGAGGCCGCGGCCTGGGCCGACCGGGTGATCGCCTTGCGCGACGGCGCAATCCAGGAGGACAGCGGCGGCGAGTCACTCGCCGCTGCGAGCTAGGCCGTGATCGCCCGCAATGCGCGCTGGCCGCTCGGGGCGCTGCTCGGCTGGAACGCCGCGCTGGGCGAGAACCGGGTGTTCGCGGCGGTCACCGTGCTGTCGATCGCCGCCAGCGTGGCGCTCGCGACCGGCCTCGAGCTGAGCTCGCGCGCCGTGCAGAGACTCGCCGACCACACCGCCGAGTCACTCGCCGGCGCGGCGCAGCTCGAGCTCGTGGCGGGGCGCGTCGGCATGCCCGAGGCACTGGTCGACCAGGTGCGCACGCTGCCCGGCGTCGCCTCGGCTTCGCCGCTCGTCGAAGCGGCGCTCGAGCTCGAGGCGCTGCGCGCGCCGCTCTGGGTGCTGGGCGTCGACCTGCTCGAGGAGCGCCCGCCGCGCGCGCTCGATCTGCGCGCGCGCGGCATCGAGGTGCCCGACCCGTTGAAGCTCCTGGCGCGCGCGGACGCAGTGCTGATCTCGGAGCGCGTCGCCGCGAAGACGGGCATCGGCTTCGACCAGTCACTGGCCGTGCGCACGCCGCGCGGCGCGAGCGCGCTGCACGTGGAGGGCCTGCTCGCCGACCGCGGCCTCGCGCGCGCCTTCGGCGGCCAGGTCGCGGTGATGGACCTGTACGCGCTGCAGGCGCTGGTGGGCCGCGAGGGCTTCGTGGACCGGATCGACGTCGTGCCCAGAGCGGGCGCCGACCTCTCGTCGCTGCAGAGCGAGATCGAGCGGCGCGTCGGCGGCCAGGCGACGGTCCGGCGCACCGGGCTGCGGCTCTCCTCGGTCGACCAGGCGGTCGCCGCGCTGCGCGCCGTGCTGCTCGCCGTGGCCTCGATCGGGGCCGTGGTCGCGGGGCTGCTCTGCTACGCGGCCATGTCGAGCGCGGTCGAGCGCCGGCTGCACGAGTTCGCGGTGCTGCGTTCGACCGGCTTCTCGGCGCGCGACGTGGCGCGCTTCATCGCGCTCGACTCACTGGCGTTCTCGGCGCTCGGCACGGGGCTCGGCTTCGCTGCCGGCTGTGTGCTCGCGCGCGTGTTCATGCCGACCGTGGCGCAGGTCTCGGAGTTCTTCGGCCGGGGCTCGCCACCCGAGTCCGAAGTGAGCGTGTCGCTCGCCACGGTCGGGCTCGCGCTCGCGACCGGCGTGTTCACGACCCTCTGTGGCGCGATCGGGCCGGCCCGGCTCGCCACCCGGCGCTGGCTGCTCGAGGAGGCGCGCCGGGAGCCCGGGGAGCCGACCGTGCGCGCAGGCGCCCTGCGCCGGGCGGCCCTGCCGCTCGCGGGGGCCGTGGCGCTGGCCGGCTGCGCAGTCACTCCGGGTCTCTCGGCGCAGCTGCGGCTCCTGCTCGAGCTTGCGCTCGGCGCCGCGCTCGCGGCGAGCGCGGTGACTCCGGCGCTCGCGGGCGTGGCGCGGGCGCGCGCCGCGCTCGGCCGTCTCATCCCGGGCGTGGGTCACCTGATCGGCACGGGGCTCGCGGCGCGGCCGCGCGGCACGGCGCTGGCGGTCGCGGCCATCTGCGCGCTGGTGGGTTTCGAGGCCGCCATGATCAACCTGGCCGCCAGCTTCCGCGAGACCCTGTCGACCATCGCGCGCTCGAGATACCCCGACGCCACCCTGGTGAGCTCGGTGCCGCCCTGGGACGCGGTCGTGAATCCGGGGGTCCTGCCCGACGTGGTCGAGACCATCCGGCACACGCCGGGAGTCACCGATCTGGCCGAGGCCATCGCCGCGTCGGTGCTGGTGCGCGGCGAAGAGGTGACCGTGTTCGGTTACCACACGCGGGTCGCGTTCGCGCACCGGGCGCCCGCGGAACGCGCGCGATACCGGGCGGCGTTCGAGGCGCTGGCGCGCGGTGAGCTCGCGGTCTCCTACGCGTTCGCGCGTCACTTCGCGCTCGGCACGGGAGACACGCTCGAGCTCCACACGCCGCGCGGGCTGGCGCGCTTCCGCATCGGCGGCGAGCTGCCGGGCATGGACGGCCCCTCCGGCCTGATCTTTGCCGACCTCGACACCTTCGACCGCTGGTTCCCGCGCGTGGCCGACGACAGCCTGCGCTTGTGGACCGCCGGCGACCCCGAGCCCGTGATCGCGGCCATCCGCGCGGCGACGCGCGAGCGCCAGTCACTCTTCTTCACCTCGAGCACCGACCTGCAGGCCGGCGCCGAGGCGTTCGCCCACCGCTACGACGCGCTGCTGTTCGGCGTGGCCGCGCTGTCGCTCGTGCTGGGCGGCGTGGCGATCGCCAACTTGCTGCTGGGCGTCGTGACGGCGCGCCGGCGCGAGCTGGTGCTCCTCCGCACGGCGGGCGCCGCGCCGAACCAGCTGGCCGCACTGGTGCTCGGCGACGCGCTCTTGATCGCCGCCGGGTCACTCGCCGCAGGCTTCGCGCTCGGGCTGCTCGCGTCGGGGCCCATGCTCGAAGTCATGGGCGACCAGTTCGGCTTGATCGCCGAGTCGCACCTCGACCTGCCGCGCTGGAGCGCGCTCGCGGCGCTGGTGCTCGGCTCGGTGCTCCTGTCGGCGCTCTACCCCGCGCTGCTGGCGCGGCGCACGCAGACGCTCGAGGTGAGCTCGTTCGGGTAGCATAATGAGCCCATGCAGAAGCTCCCGATCCGCACGCTCACCCCCACGATCGGGGCGGTGGTCGAAGGCGTCGACCTGTCGAAGCCGCTCGCGCACGAGGAGATCGCCGAGATCCGCGCTGCGCTGCTCGCGCACAAGGTGATCTTCTTCGAGGACCAGGAGCTCACGCCGGTGGAGCAGCGGAACTTCGCCGCGCGCTTCGGCGACCTGCACACGCACCCGCTCTACCCGGGCGTGCCCGAGGCGCCCGAGCTCTTCATCCTCGACAACCACGCTGGCAACCCGACCGACAACGACGCCTGGCACACCGACGTGACCTTCATCGAGACCCCGCCGCTCGGCGCGGTGCTGTACGCGAAGCTCCTGCCGCCCGACGGCGGTGACACGATCTGGTCGAACATGCAGGCGGCGTTCGAGGGCTTGTCCCGCCCGTTCGCCGACTTCCTGCGCCAGCTCGATGCCGTGCACGACTTCGCGCGCGGCTTCCCGGCGCGCGGCACGGTGGCGAAGGGCGCGGGCGCCGAGAGACACGCCAAGGCCGTGGAGGAGCACCCGCCGGTGGTGCACCCCGTGGTGCGCACGCACCCGGAGACCGGAGCCGACGGCCTGTTCGTGAACTTCGGCTTCACCGAGAAGATCGTGGGGCTGCGCCGCAAAGAGAGCGATGCGCTCTTGCACATGCTGTTCGAGCACGTGACCAAGCCCGAGTATCTCGTGCGCTGGAAGTGGAAGCCGAACGCGGTGGCGTTCTGGGACAACCGAGTCACCCAGCACTACGCCGTGAACGACTACCTGCCGCAGCGGCGCGTGATGCACCGCGCGACCATCCTCGGGGACCGGCCCTTCCAGCGCTCGCGGCGCGTGTAACGCGCGGCCGCGCAGCCCGACTCCCCCGGCATGTCGAGCCGGGAAGCCGTCGCTGCCTTCGTCGCGGTGCTCGGGGTCGCCGCCTGGGCGTTCGGGTCCGAGCCCGACCTGGGCGGGCTCTACAGCCGCGCCGCCGAATTCGACGATGCGACCCGCAATCCCGTGATCGTGATTCCCGGCGTGCTCGGGTCGAAGCTTGTGGACCGCGAGACCGGCCGCACGGCGTGGGGCGCGTTCTCGGGCGAGTACGCCGATCCCGAGACCCCGGAAGGCGCGCGCGCGATCGCACTGCCCATGGCCGAGGGCCGGCCGCTGGCCGAGCTGCGCGACTCGGTGACTCCCGACGGTGTGCTCGACAGCGTGCGCATCCGGCTGTTCTGCGTGCCGCTCGAGAGCCAGGCGTACGTGTACATCCTGAAGGCGCTCGGCGTGGGCGGCTACCGCGACGAGCAGCTCGGGCGCGGCGGCAGCGTCGTGTACCGCCCGGGTCACTTCACCTGCTTCCAATTCCCCTATGACTGGCGGCGCGACAACGCCGAGAACGCGCGCCATCTCGGCGAGTTCATCCGAGAGAAGCGCGCCTACGTGCAGGCGGAGCTGCTGCGCCGCTACGGGCTCCGCCGCGACGACCTCAAGTTCGACGTGATCGCGCACTCCATGGGCGGTCTGCTCCTGCGCTACTACCTCGAGTACGGCGGCGAGCCGCTGCCCGCGGACGGGTCTCTGCCGCGAGTCAGCTGGGCGGGCGCCGAGAACGTGGCGCGCGCGGTGTTCGTGGCGACGCCGAACGCCGGCTCGGTCGAGGCGCTGTCGAACCTGGTCGAGGGCGTCCGCTTCTCCTGGCTGCTGCCCAAATACGACCCCGCGGTGATCGGCACGTTCCCGTCGCTGTACCAGCTCCTGCCGCGTGCGAGACACGCGGCGCTGCTCGGGCCGGACGGAGCGCCGCTCGACCCTCTGGAGCTCGCGACCTGGGAGCGCTTCGGCTGGGGGCTGGCCGGGCCGGAGGCCGATGCCGAGCTCGCCGTGCTCCTGCCGGAAGTGACCGACCCCGCCGAGCGCCGGCGCATCGCGCGCGACCACCTGGCCAAGTCACTCGCGCGCGCGCGCCAGCTGCACGCGGCCCTCGACGTGCCGACCGTGCCGCCGCCCGGGCTCACGCTGCACCTGTTCGCGGGCGATGCCGAGGCGACGCCCGCGGTGCTGACCGCCGATGCGCAGGGGCACCTGCGAGTCACCGCCACCGCGCCTGGCGACGGCACCGTGCTGCGCACCAGCGCGCTCATGGACGAACGCCAGACCGGCGGCGACTGGCGCCCGGGCGTGGTGTCGCCGATCGCGTGGAGCGAAGTCACTTTCCTGTTCGCGGACCACCTGGCGCTGACCCGCGATCCCGCCTTCACCGACAACATCCTGTACCGCCTGCTCGAGTCGCCGCGGCCGGAGCATGCCCGAATGTGACCGAACGGCTTGACAGGCTCGTGTGCCCCCGGATACTCCGCGGGTGGAGGACGTCCTGTCGTGAGAAGCGCCGCGGCGATCTCGTTCTTCATCCTCGGCCTGACCGCGGCGGCTGCGCGCGGCGACTGGGAGGCCAGCGCGAAGATCTCCTGCTTCGCGAGCGACACGAAAGCGCTCTCGAAGGCCAGGACCGGGAACGACGAGCTGGTGGCGATGTGTCTCGACGTCGACCCGTCGGACCCGAGCCTCGCCGGCTACGCGCTGGTGCTCGGGACCGACCCGCGCGAGCTGCGCGTGCTGCGGCGCTGCGACTCGCAGCTCGTGTGCGTGATCTCGAGCGAGCTCGGCTGCACGCTCGCCGGCCCGATGAACGACAAGGGCTTCAAGCGCAAGGGTATCTGCGTGCATCACCTGCAGCCCGTGGGCGTGCACGACCTGAACGGCTCCTTCCTGTGCAACGAGAACGACAAGTACACCGTCGAGCCCAACCGCTACACCTACAAGGCGTCGTGCAGCGGTGAGTTCGCGCGCGACGGCGCCCCGTGCACGATCCAGCTCAAGACGGGCCACGAGTTCGAGGAGAGCGGTGCCTGCCCGCAGTGAGTCGCAGACCGGGTCCGGCGTCGCGCTCTTCGATACTCCGCTCGGCCGCTGCGCGGTCGCGTGGACCCCGCGCGGGATCGCCGCCGTGCAGCTCCCCGAGGGGCGGGACACGGCCACGCGGGCGCGTGCGGCCGCGCGCGTGCCGGGCGCGGCGGAGTCGGTGCCGCCGCGCGGCGTGCAGCGGGTGATCGACGAGATCACCCTGCTCCTCTCGGGCCAGGCCCGCGCGCTGGCCGAGGTCGCGCTCGACCTCGAAGGCGTGACTCCCTTCGCGCGCAGGGTGTACGAGGCGGCGCGCGCGCTGCCGCCCGGTGCCACCAGCACGTACGGCGAGCTCGCGCAGCGCATCGGCGAGCCGAGCAAGGCGCGCGCGGTCGGCCAGGCGCTGGGACGCAACCCCTTCGCGGTGGTCGTGCCCTGTCACCGTGTGCTCGGCGCCGGCGGCCGGCTGGGCGGCTTCTCCGCCAACGGCGGAGTGACCGCGAAGCAGCGTCTGCTCGTGCTCGAGTCTGCCCACGCACCGCGCGACGCGGCGGCCTGCGAGGGCGACGGCCAGATCGCCTTCGACGCTCGCAGCGCCGTGCGCCGGCTGCGCGCCGCCGACCCGGCACTCGCGCGGCTGATCGACCGCGTGGGCCCCTTCGAGCTCGAGCTGCGGCGCGCGTCGAGCGTGTTCGCCATGCTGGCCGAGGCGATCGTCTACCAGCAGCTCAACGGCCGCGCCGCGGCCACGATCTACGCGCGCGTGTGCGCGCTCTTCCCCGGCGCGCACCGCGGGTTCACGCCGCAGCAGATCTTGCGCGCGTCCGACGCGAAGCTGCGTGGCGCGGGTCTCTCGCGCGCGAAGACACTCGCGCTGCGCGACCTGGCCCGGCGCGCGGCAAAGCACGAGCTGCCGGGGCTTGCCGAGGCGCGCGAGCTCGACGACGCAGTGCTGATCGAGCGACTCACCGAAGTGCGCGGGATCGGCCGCTGGACGGTCGAGATGCTGCTGATCTTCCGGCTGGGGCGGCCCGACGTTCTGCCCGTCGACGACTTTGGCGTGCGCAAGGGCTACGCGCTGGCGTTCGGCAAACGCTCTCTGCCCAAGCCGCGCGAGCTCGCGCGCCTCGGCCAGCGCTGGGCGCCCTACCGCACCGTCGCGGCCTGGTATCTGTGGCGCGCCGCCGCGCTCCAGCCGCGCT
Above is a genomic segment from Myxococcota bacterium containing:
- a CDS encoding methylated-DNA--[protein]-cysteine S-methyltransferase, yielding MPARSESQTGSGVALFDTPLGRCAVAWTPRGIAAVQLPEGRDTATRARAAARVPGAAESVPPRGVQRVIDEITLLLSGQARALAEVALDLEGVTPFARRVYEAARALPPGATSTYGELAQRIGEPSKARAVGQALGRNPFAVVVPCHRVLGAGGRLGGFSANGGVTAKQRLLVLESAHAPRDAAACEGDGQIAFDARSAVRRLRAADPALARLIDRVGPFELELRRASSVFAMLAEAIVYQQLNGRAAATIYARVCALFPGAHRGFTPQQILRASDAKLRGAGLSRAKTLALRDLARRAAKHELPGLAEARELDDAVLIERLTEVRGIGRWTVEMLLIFRLGRPDVLPVDDFGVRKGYALAFGKRSLPKPRELARLGQRWAPYRTVAAWYLWRAAALQPR
- a CDS encoding ABC transporter ATP-binding protein produces the protein MTTTPCGGESPPAVQAVDVAMVYGRGPSAVTALHGLCLRVPRGQFVIVRGKSGSGKTTLLQLLSGLRRPTAGRIRVGGVELQGLSEADSARFRRRHIGLVYQFFNLVPTLSVEHNIALPLLMDGQHIRALRSRVEALAARLGIAGFGARDTTQLSGGQMQRVAIARAIIAEPVIVLADEPTGNLDHETGRAVLRLFRELCDERGTTLLMMTHDAEAAAWADRVIALRDGAIQEDSGGESLAAAS
- a CDS encoding FtsX-like permease family protein translates to MIARNARWPLGALLGWNAALGENRVFAAVTVLSIAASVALATGLELSSRAVQRLADHTAESLAGAAQLELVAGRVGMPEALVDQVRTLPGVASASPLVEAALELEALRAPLWVLGVDLLEERPPRALDLRARGIEVPDPLKLLARADAVLISERVAAKTGIGFDQSLAVRTPRGASALHVEGLLADRGLARAFGGQVAVMDLYALQALVGREGFVDRIDVVPRAGADLSSLQSEIERRVGGQATVRRTGLRLSSVDQAVAALRAVLLAVASIGAVVAGLLCYAAMSSAVERRLHEFAVLRSTGFSARDVARFIALDSLAFSALGTGLGFAAGCVLARVFMPTVAQVSEFFGRGSPPESEVSVSLATVGLALATGVFTTLCGAIGPARLATRRWLLEEARREPGEPTVRAGALRRAALPLAGAVALAGCAVTPGLSAQLRLLLELALGAALAASAVTPALAGVARARAALGRLIPGVGHLIGTGLAARPRGTALAVAAICALVGFEAAMINLAASFRETLSTIARSRYPDATLVSSVPPWDAVVNPGVLPDVVETIRHTPGVTDLAEAIAASVLVRGEEVTVFGYHTRVAFAHRAPAERARYRAAFEALARGELAVSYAFARHFALGTGDTLELHTPRGLARFRIGGELPGMDGPSGLIFADLDTFDRWFPRVADDSLRLWTAGDPEPVIAAIRAATRERQSLFFTSSTDLQAGAEAFAHRYDALLFGVAALSLVLGGVAIANLLLGVVTARRRELVLLRTAGAAPNQLAALVLGDALLIAAGSLAAGFALGLLASGPMLEVMGDQFGLIAESHLDLPRWSALAALVLGSVLLSALYPALLARRTQTLEVSSFG
- the tauD gene encoding taurine dioxygenase; the encoded protein is MQKLPIRTLTPTIGAVVEGVDLSKPLAHEEIAEIRAALLAHKVIFFEDQELTPVEQRNFAARFGDLHTHPLYPGVPEAPELFILDNHAGNPTDNDAWHTDVTFIETPPLGAVLYAKLLPPDGGDTIWSNMQAAFEGLSRPFADFLRQLDAVHDFARGFPARGTVAKGAGAERHAKAVEEHPPVVHPVVRTHPETGADGLFVNFGFTEKIVGLRRKESDALLHMLFEHVTKPEYLVRWKWKPNAVAFWDNRVTQHYAVNDYLPQRRVMHRATILGDRPFQRSRRV